In Pueribacillus theae, a single window of DNA contains:
- the dinB gene encoding DNA polymerase IV yields the protein MDQSRKIIHIDMDAFFASVEQRDNPALRSKPVIVGGLPNSRGVVATCSYEARKFGIHSAMPSNIAFKRCPQAVFIRTDMKKYKAVSRQIMQIFHMFTDLVEPLALDEAYLDVTENKFNIKSATIIAKEIKKRIYKETKLTASAGVSYNKFLAKVASGYKKPDGLTVVPPEQALSFIEQIPIGEFFGVGKVTKEKFLNMGIENGKDLRKLSEETLLRVFKERGRLFYQHARGIDNRRVTPNRKRKSLGREITLKENLYLIEDMLPVLQQLAEIVSEKLIQENKMTKCIILKVKFHDFSQQTKRITIEQHTNDAMTIYRHAEQLLKAIQRNKKSVRLLGISTTELAPMRTTREASFETINMYEQLTLF from the coding sequence ATGGATCAGTCACGTAAAATCATCCATATTGACATGGACGCTTTCTTTGCTTCTGTTGAACAGCGGGATAACCCTGCATTAAGAAGTAAACCGGTTATTGTTGGCGGCCTCCCCAATTCGCGGGGAGTTGTGGCCACTTGTTCCTATGAAGCAAGAAAGTTCGGCATTCATTCTGCCATGCCTTCCAACATAGCATTTAAACGCTGTCCCCAAGCCGTATTCATACGAACAGACATGAAAAAATATAAAGCTGTCTCCAGACAAATTATGCAAATCTTTCATATGTTTACAGACTTGGTCGAACCGCTTGCGCTCGATGAAGCATATTTGGACGTTACCGAAAATAAATTCAATATCAAATCTGCAACGATTATCGCAAAAGAAATAAAAAAAAGAATCTACAAAGAAACGAAGCTTACCGCTTCAGCCGGTGTATCTTATAATAAATTTTTAGCGAAAGTAGCTTCCGGATACAAAAAGCCAGACGGGCTAACCGTCGTTCCCCCTGAACAAGCTCTTTCGTTTATCGAACAAATTCCAATTGGCGAATTTTTTGGGGTTGGAAAAGTAACGAAAGAAAAGTTTCTTAACATGGGAATCGAAAACGGAAAAGATTTGAGAAAGTTGAGTGAAGAAACACTTCTCCGTGTATTTAAAGAACGAGGGCGTTTATTCTATCAGCACGCCCGCGGAATTGATAACCGGCGGGTAACTCCAAACCGGAAAAGAAAATCACTTGGGAGAGAGATTACGCTAAAAGAAAATCTCTATTTAATAGAAGATATGCTTCCAGTCCTCCAACAGTTGGCCGAAATCGTCAGTGAAAAGCTTATCCAGGAAAACAAAATGACAAAATGCATTATTTTAAAAGTGAAGTTCCACGACTTTTCCCAACAAACGAAAAGAATAACGATTGAGCAGCATACAAATGATGCAATGACGATTTACCGACATGCCGAGCAGCTGCTGAAAGCCATTCAACGAAACAAGAAATCCGTCCGTTTATTAGGCATTTCAACGACCGAACTAGCACCAATGCGAACAACCCGCGAAGCTTCATTTGAAACGATAAACATGTACGAACAGTTGACATTGTTTTAA
- a CDS encoding DUF948 domain-containing protein: MILMSIGTLIFSIAFFILVVYLSRTLKHLSSVIMSMNRTIEKLPNQVDGITNEATTLLWNTNKTVDDLNKKLGTLTPYFYIAGDFGDSTKYITSSFSDIVQATAEKPERKNLGLFKGLVSASYLLLQKVKRKTKN; the protein is encoded by the coding sequence ATGATTCTAATGAGTATAGGAACGTTAATTTTCAGCATTGCATTTTTCATTTTAGTTGTTTACTTATCACGCACATTAAAGCATCTCTCTTCTGTCATTATGAGCATGAATCGGACGATTGAAAAGCTGCCGAATCAGGTGGATGGAATCACGAATGAAGCAACAACTCTTCTGTGGAACACGAACAAAACAGTTGACGATTTAAATAAAAAATTAGGTACGTTAACGCCATATTTTTATATTGCTGGTGACTTTGGGGACTCAACGAAATATATTACTTCTTCTTTTTCAGATATCGTCCAAGCAACGGCTGAGAAACCTGAACGAAAGAACCTTGGCCTTTTTAAAGGATTGGTTTCGGCTAGTTATCTTCTCTTGCAAAAAGTGAAAAGAAAAACAAAAAATTAA
- a CDS encoding DUF948 domain-containing protein has translation MLWLGIGVFIIGIAFAILVAFLVKPLNKLKEIFISTKRTTDALPEKIDKVTGKAVDVLQKSNETLGNVNEQVGQLSPVFHIIGDAGTAARRLSVKLVDKTIELQEDTGEGREVIERRKLDGLYGAAALGYYLYQKRQSIKEAMPE, from the coding sequence ATGCTTTGGCTAGGGATTGGAGTATTCATTATTGGCATTGCATTTGCTATTCTTGTTGCTTTCTTAGTAAAGCCTTTGAACAAGCTGAAAGAGATCTTCATTAGCACAAAAAGAACGACAGATGCTTTGCCGGAAAAGATTGATAAGGTGACGGGGAAAGCGGTGGATGTCCTTCAGAAGAGCAATGAAACGCTTGGCAATGTAAACGAGCAGGTGGGACAGTTAAGCCCGGTATTTCATATCATCGGAGATGCTGGGACTGCGGCCAGGCGGTTATCAGTAAAATTGGTTGACAAAACGATCGAACTGCAAGAAGACACGGGAGAGGGAAGAGAAGTAATTGAACGTAGAAAACTGGATGGATTATATGGAGCCGCTGCATTAGGATATTATTTATACCAAAAAAGGCAATCGATTAAAGAAGCAATGCCTGAATAG